One window from the genome of Streptomyces cadmiisoli encodes:
- a CDS encoding SRPBCC family protein: MSTEQNPAAEGFSYRLTRTLDAPAERVWQAWTTPEQYARWAYAAPGSVEMDVRPGGAWKATMVTPDGGQFPLTGSYLDVAENRRLVVGMDVAGKSAPAAMTLELDAEDGRTRIVLHQSCDTAEERDMAEQGSTMLLDSLGAFLAGGAGS, translated from the coding sequence ATGAGCACCGAGCAGAACCCCGCGGCCGAGGGCTTCTCCTACCGGCTGACCCGCACGCTGGACGCCCCCGCGGAGCGGGTGTGGCAGGCGTGGACCACTCCCGAGCAGTACGCCCGGTGGGCCTATGCCGCTCCCGGATCCGTCGAGATGGACGTACGGCCGGGCGGGGCGTGGAAGGCCACGATGGTCACGCCCGACGGCGGACAGTTCCCGCTGACCGGCTCCTATCTCGACGTCGCCGAGAACCGCCGCCTGGTGGTCGGCATGGACGTGGCCGGCAAGTCCGCTCCGGCGGCGATGACCCTGGAACTCGACGCGGAGGACGGGCGCACGCGGATCGTGCTCCACCAGAGCTGCGACACCGCCGAGGAGCGCGACATGGCCGAGCAGGGCAGCACCATGCTCCTCGACAGCCTGGGCGCCTTCCTGGCCGGAGGGGCGGGGAGCTGA